A single genomic interval of Dromiciops gliroides isolate mDroGli1 chromosome 1, mDroGli1.pri, whole genome shotgun sequence harbors:
- the ABHD8 gene encoding protein ABHD8, with product MLTGVADGIMCCLLGSTTNAVGPLESVESSDGYTFVEVKPGRILRVKHVCPPPVGDQPPAPLQPEGEQGGLVHCKRRITVFRNGQLVVENLGDVLRSDLLQGYNGIGEPPSMLELEMPEPSSSLGNVPSGEGARPGSGPAGRRRRIRRPKRTINIDCEKRVTSCKGAQADVVLFFIHGVGGSLAIWKEQLDFFVGLGYEVVAPDLAGHGASSAPQVAAAYTFYALAEDMRAIFKRYAKRRNVLIGHSYGVSFCTFLAHEYPELVHKVIMINGGGPTALEPSLCSIFNMPTCVLRCLSPCLAWSFLKAGFARQGAKEKQLLKEGNAFNVSSFVLRAMMSGQYWPEGDEVYHAELTVPVLLVHGMHDKFVPVEEDQRMAEILLLAFLKLIDEGSHMVMLECPETVNTLLHEFLLWEPEVLGPPEHPDTSATEKK from the exons ATGCTGACCGGTGTGGCCGATGGTATCATGTGCTGCCTCCTGGGCTCAACAACCAATGCTGTGGGTCCTCTGGAAAGTGTCGAGTCCAGTGACGGCTACACTTTTGTGGAGGTAAAGCCAGGGAGAATCCTCCGGGTGAAGCATGTGTGCCCCCCACCTGTGGGAGACCAGCCACCGGCACCGCTGCAGCCAGAAGGGGAGCAGGGTGGGCTAGTCCACTGCAAGCGACGCATCACAGTCTTCCGCAATGGGCAGCTGGTGGTGGAGAACCTTGGAGATGTGCTCCGATCTGACCTCCTGCAAGGGTATAATGGTATTGGTGAGCCACCCTCCATGCTGGAGCTGGAGATGCCTGAGCCTTCTTCCTCCTTGGGAAATGTGCCCTCGGGAGAAGGGGCTCGCCCGGGCTCAGGGCCTGCTGGGCGGCGGCGGAGAATACGGCGGCCCAAACGCACCATCAATATCGACTGTGAGAAGCGGGTCACCAGTTGCAAGGGTGCTCAGGCTGATGTGGTCCTCTTCTTCATCCACGGCGTGGGCGGCTCCCTGGCCATTTGGAAAGAGCAATTGGACTTCTTTGTTGGCCTGGGCTATGAGGTGGTGGCTCCGGACCTGGCAGGACACGGGGCTAGCTCCGCCCCGCAGGTGGCTGCTGCGTACACTTTCTATGCTCTCGCTGAGGACATGCGAGCCATCTTCAAACGCTATGCCAAGAGGCGAAATGTGCTCATTGGGCATTCATATGG GGTTTCCTTTTGCACATTTCTGGCCCATGAGTACCCGGAACTGGTTCATAAAGTGATCATGATCAATGGCGGGGGCCCCACGGCCCTGGAACCAAGTCTGTGCTCCATCTTCAATATGCCCACCTGTGTTCTCCGATGTCTGTCGCCTTGCCTGGCCTGGAGCTTCCTTAA GGCCGGTTTTGCCCGCCAGGGGGCCAAGGAGAAACAGCTGCTGAAGGAAGGCAACGCCTTCAACGTGTCATCCTTTGTGCTTCGGGCCATGATGAGTGGACAATACTGGCCAGAGGGTGATGAGGTCTACCACGCAGAACTCACTGTACCTGTCTTGCTGGTGCATGGCATGCACGACAAATTTGTGCCTGTGGAAGAAGACCAGCGTATGGCAGAG ATCCTCCTCTTGGCTTTCCTGAAGCTCATTGATGAGGGCAGCCACATGGTGATGCTGGAGTGTCCAGAGACAGTGAACACCCTGCTCCATGAATTCCTTCTGTGGGAGCCAGAGGTCCTGGGGCCTCCTGAACATCCTGACACCAGTGCCACCGAGAAGAAATAa